A single Eulemur rufifrons isolate Redbay chromosome 9, OSU_ERuf_1, whole genome shotgun sequence DNA region contains:
- the SOCS3 gene encoding suppressor of cytokine signaling 3, with protein MVTHSKFPAAGMSRPLDASLRLKTFSSKSEYQLVVNAVRKLQESGFYWSAVTGGEANLLLSAEPAGTFLIRDSSDQRHFFTLSVKTQSGTKNLRIQCEGGSFSLQSDPRSTQPVPRFDCVLKLVHHYMPPPGAPSFPSPPMEPSSEVPEQPPAQPLPGSPPRRAYYIYSGGEKIPLVLSRPLSSNVATLQHLCRKTVNGHLDSYEKVTQLPGPIREFLDQYDAPL; from the coding sequence ATGGTCACCCACAGCAAGTTTCCCGCCGCCGGGATGAGCCGCCCCTTGGACGCCAGCCTGCGCCTCAAGACCTTCAGCTCCAAGAGCGAGTACCAGCTGGTGGTGAACGCAGTGCGCAAGCTGCAGGAGAGCGGTTTCTACTGGAGCGCCGTGACCGGCGGCGAGGCGAACCTGCTGCTCAGCGCAGAGCCCGCTGGCACCTTCCTTATTCGCGACAGCTCGGACCAGCGCCACTTCTTCACGCTCAGCGTCAAGACCCAGTCGGGGACCAAGAACCTGCGCATCCAGTGCGAGGGGGGCAGCTTCTCTCTGCAGAGCGACCCCCGGAGCACGCAGCCCGTGCCCCGCTTCGACTGCGTGCTCAAGCTGGTGCACCACTACATGCCGCCTCCCGGCGCCCCCTCCTTCCCCTCGCCACCGATGGAACCCTCCTCCGAGGTGCCTGAGCAGCCGCCTGCCCAGCCGCTCCCAGGGAGCCCCCCCAGGAGAGCCTATTACATCTACTCAGGGGGCGAGAAGATTCCCCTGGTGCTGAGCCGGCCCCTCTCCTCTAACGTGGCCACTCTGCAGCATCTCTGTCGGAAGACCGTCAACGGCCACCTGGACTCCTATGAGAAAGTCACCCAACTGCCTGGGCCCATTCGGGAGTTCCTGGACCAGTACGATGCCCCGCTCTAA